In Eucalyptus grandis isolate ANBG69807.140 chromosome 4, ASM1654582v1, whole genome shotgun sequence, the following proteins share a genomic window:
- the LOC120292563 gene encoding uncharacterized protein LOC120292563, producing the protein MTYLMNYTPSRYVRISCLRGNPIAIFFIQLIGVPVPGLEPEFQPVVSHLLPHIVAHKQDAHDLHLQLLQYMTCRLLPFLPQLEGDLSSFPVLLSLACVFLLWLRVHFTLYFIVNERFEVLTYQKWPNNGMPGTVANVEEGRCWHNYLVAE; encoded by the exons ATGACATACCTTATGAATTATACACCATCCCGCTATGTTCGGATATCGTGTTTGAGAGGAAATCCAATTgctatattttttattcag TTAATTGGAGTTCCTGTGCCTGGTCTCGAACCAGAGTTCCAACCAGTTGTCAGTCACTTGTTGCCACACATCGTAGCCCACAAGCAAGACGCTCACGATCTGCACCTTCAG CTACTtcaatacatgacatgcagatTGCTTCCTTTCCTTCCCCAACTTGAG GGAGACCTGAGCAGCTTTCCCGTGCTCCTGAGCCTAGCCTGCGTTTTCTTGCTATGGTTGCGGGTCCATTTTACCCTATACTTCATTGTCAATGAACG GTTTGAAGTTTTAACTTATCAAAAGTGGCCTAATAACGGTATGCCTGGCACAGTGGCAAATGTTGAAGAAGGCAGATGCTGGCACAACTACTTGGTTGCAGAGTAA